In a single window of the Microbacterium sulfonylureivorans genome:
- a CDS encoding cation acetate symporter, translated as MNDFFGAVQAAVETVENNPILNISIFGAFVAVTLFIVIRASRNNKTAADYYAAGRSFTGPQNGFAISGDYLSAASFLGICGAIAINGYDGFLYSIGFLVAWLVALLLVAELMRNTGKFTMADVLSFRLKQGPVRMAAAITTLAVCFFYLLAQMAGAGGLVSLLLGIKETLGQSIVVAVVGVLMIVYVLIGGMKGTTWVQIVKAFLLIGGALVMTVWVLALNGFNFNTLLESAVAASTTDPQDAILGPGLQYGANPWDFISLAIALVLGTAGLPHVLMRFYTVPTAKEARRSVVWAIWLIGIFYLLTLVLGYGAAALVGPEEIKAAPGGVNSAAPLLALHLGGPILLGFISAVAFATILAVVAGLTITAAASFAHDIYANVVKKGNVPPDGEVKVARRTVVVIGLVAIVGGIGVQGQNVAFLVALAFAVAASANLPTILYSLFWRRFTTRGAVWSMYGGLAAAVILIFLSPVFWGTETSVFKVGTAIWPLNNPGIVSIPLGFFLGWLGSVTSTKAEDRRKAAEMEVRSLTGFGAEKATHH; from the coding sequence ATGAACGACTTCTTCGGAGCAGTCCAGGCGGCCGTCGAGACGGTCGAGAACAACCCCATCCTGAACATCTCGATCTTCGGGGCGTTCGTCGCGGTGACGCTGTTCATCGTCATCCGCGCGAGCCGCAACAACAAGACCGCCGCCGACTACTACGCCGCCGGCCGGTCGTTCACCGGTCCGCAGAACGGGTTCGCCATCTCCGGCGACTACCTGTCGGCCGCCTCGTTCCTCGGCATCTGCGGGGCGATCGCGATCAACGGCTACGACGGCTTCCTGTACTCGATCGGATTCCTCGTCGCCTGGCTCGTCGCGCTGCTGCTCGTCGCCGAGCTCATGCGCAACACCGGCAAGTTCACGATGGCCGACGTGCTGTCGTTCCGCCTCAAGCAGGGCCCGGTGCGGATGGCGGCCGCGATCACGACCCTCGCGGTGTGCTTCTTCTACCTGCTCGCGCAGATGGCGGGCGCCGGGGGCCTCGTGTCGCTGCTGCTCGGCATCAAGGAGACGCTCGGCCAGTCGATCGTCGTCGCCGTGGTGGGCGTGCTCATGATCGTCTACGTGCTCATCGGCGGCATGAAGGGCACGACCTGGGTTCAGATCGTCAAGGCGTTCCTCCTCATCGGCGGCGCGCTGGTCATGACGGTCTGGGTGCTCGCCCTCAACGGGTTCAACTTCAACACCCTGCTCGAGAGCGCGGTGGCGGCATCGACGACCGACCCGCAGGACGCGATCCTCGGGCCGGGGCTGCAGTACGGCGCCAACCCGTGGGACTTCATCTCGCTGGCGATCGCGCTCGTGCTCGGCACAGCGGGCCTTCCTCACGTGCTGATGCGCTTCTACACGGTGCCGACGGCGAAGGAGGCGCGACGTTCGGTGGTGTGGGCGATCTGGCTGATCGGCATCTTCTACCTCCTCACCCTCGTGCTGGGCTACGGCGCCGCCGCGCTGGTGGGGCCGGAGGAGATCAAGGCCGCGCCCGGCGGCGTGAACTCCGCTGCGCCGCTCCTGGCGCTGCATCTCGGCGGGCCCATCCTGCTCGGGTTCATCTCCGCGGTCGCGTTCGCGACGATCCTCGCGGTCGTCGCCGGACTGACGATCACCGCGGCGGCCTCGTTCGCCCACGACATCTACGCGAACGTCGTGAAGAAGGGGAACGTCCCGCCGGACGGCGAGGTCAAGGTCGCCCGTCGTACGGTGGTGGTGATCGGCCTCGTGGCGATCGTCGGAGGCATCGGCGTGCAGGGACAGAACGTCGCATTCCTCGTCGCGCTCGCGTTCGCGGTGGCGGCATCGGCGAACCTCCCGACCATCCTCTACTCGCTGTTCTGGCGCAGGTTCACCACGCGCGGCGCGGTGTGGAGCATGTACGGCGGGCTCGCGGCGGCCGTGATCCTCATCTTCCTGTCGCCGGTGTTCTGGGGCACGGAGACGAGCGTGTTCAAGGTCGGCACGGCGATCTGGCCGCTCAACAATCCGGGGATCGTCTCGATCCCGCTGGGCTTCTTCCTCGGCTGGCTGGGCTCGGTGACTTCGACGAAGGCGGAGGACCGGCGCAAGGCCGCAGAGATGGAGGTGCGCTCGCTCACCGGCTTCGGTGCCGAGAAGGCGACCCATCACTAG
- a CDS encoding DUF485 domain-containing protein: MSDPRIDTAPPGGIDYIEVEESPRFTELKRRQRGFVFPMAIAFLVWYFAYVLLSSFAPELMAQRVWGDVTLGLLFGLGQFVTTFAITMTYVWYANRTLDPIAEEIRDELEAREETAS, encoded by the coding sequence ATGTCCGATCCTCGGATCGACACCGCCCCACCCGGCGGAATCGACTACATCGAAGTCGAGGAGTCGCCCCGGTTCACCGAGCTCAAGCGCCGCCAGCGCGGGTTCGTGTTCCCGATGGCGATCGCGTTCCTCGTCTGGTACTTCGCATACGTCCTGCTCTCGTCGTTCGCGCCGGAGCTCATGGCGCAGCGCGTGTGGGGTGACGTCACCCTCGGGCTGCTCTTCGGGCTCGGCCAGTTCGTCACGACGTTCGCGATCACGATGACCTACGTCTGGTACGCCAACCGCACCCTCGATCCCATCGCCGAAGAGATCCGCGACGAGCTCGAGGCGCGAGAGGAGACCGCGTCATGA
- a CDS encoding helix-turn-helix transcriptional regulator has translation MGGQSGSDQLPGSESEAQVLARAVSDLARRTRFPVAFGGLEQGDAIHVTSIVGARTRSLEGLVVQASRGLGGRALVEKRPRLALDYRSARSITHDYDRAVLGEGISTLFAVPVLVGSRARGVIYCGSWAAAPVGDVVARPAFAVADELSSELRIREEVRRRLALAPTPAEASALAPAAREELRETYAELRSIAAVVEDPALRDRLARLEQRLAALSHAEKEPPLDLDVRLSPREIDVLACAALGSTNAEIAKTLSLREGTVKSYLQSAMAKLDASTRHAAVARARRAGLLP, from the coding sequence GTGGGCGGCCAATCCGGCAGCGACCAGCTGCCCGGCAGCGAGAGCGAAGCGCAGGTTCTGGCACGCGCGGTGTCCGACCTCGCCCGCCGCACGCGCTTCCCGGTCGCCTTCGGCGGCCTCGAGCAGGGCGATGCGATCCACGTCACCTCCATCGTCGGCGCGCGCACCCGCAGCCTCGAAGGACTCGTGGTGCAGGCATCCCGGGGCCTCGGCGGCCGCGCGCTCGTCGAGAAGCGCCCCCGCCTCGCCCTGGACTACCGCTCGGCGCGGAGCATCACGCACGACTACGACCGCGCTGTGCTCGGCGAGGGCATCTCGACGCTGTTCGCGGTGCCGGTGCTCGTCGGCAGTCGCGCCCGCGGCGTCATCTACTGCGGCTCGTGGGCCGCGGCTCCCGTCGGCGACGTGGTCGCCCGACCCGCGTTCGCGGTGGCCGACGAGCTGTCGAGCGAGCTGCGCATCCGCGAAGAGGTGCGTCGGCGACTGGCTCTCGCGCCCACGCCGGCCGAGGCATCCGCTCTCGCGCCCGCGGCGCGCGAGGAGCTGCGCGAGACGTACGCCGAACTGCGCAGCATCGCGGCAGTGGTCGAAGACCCCGCGCTCCGCGACCGGCTGGCGCGGCTGGAGCAGCGGCTCGCGGCGTTGTCGCACGCCGAGAAGGAACCGCCGCTCGATCTCGACGTGCGGCTCTCCCCTCGCGAGATCGACGTTCTCGCGTGCGCCGCGCTGGGTTCGACGAATGCCGAGATCGCGAAGACGCTCTCCCTGCGCGAAGGCACCGTCAAGTCGTACCTGCAATCCGCGATGGCGAAATTGGATGCCTCGACCCGCCACGCGGCGGTGGCGAGGGCGCGTCGCGCCGGCCTCCTCCCCTGA
- a CDS encoding histone-like nucleoid-structuring protein Lsr2 codes for MARRIVHQLVDDLDGTILEVGEGETVLFSLDGVAYEIDLTDVNAAALRDALAPFVAAGRSVSSSSRSGGGGSAAARKRRRSGQQDFSAVREWAKANGHQVSERGRVPASVLEAYEAAH; via the coding sequence ATGGCCCGCAGAATCGTGCATCAGCTCGTCGACGACCTCGACGGCACCATCCTCGAAGTCGGCGAAGGCGAGACGGTCCTGTTCTCGCTCGACGGAGTCGCCTACGAGATCGACCTCACCGACGTCAACGCCGCGGCGCTCCGCGACGCCCTCGCCCCGTTCGTCGCGGCCGGGCGCAGCGTCTCGTCGTCGTCGCGATCGGGTGGCGGCGGCTCGGCGGCCGCCCGCAAGCGCCGTCGCTCCGGTCAGCAGGACTTCAGCGCGGTGCGCGAGTGGGCGAAGGCGAACGGCCACCAGGTGTCGGAGCGGGGCCGGGTTCCGGCATCCGTTCTCGAGGCCTACGAGGCGGCGCACTGA
- a CDS encoding NAD(P)(+) transhydrogenase (Re/Si-specific) subunit beta, with the protein MKLLPPEVVTVCYIVAAVLFILALKGLGNPRTARRANLLGAAGAAIAVLAYCLSVDLDNIVWIIAAVVVGAVIAVPAARRVQMTQMPQLIAAFNGVGGGAAALVALVEVGHSDSPWTLGVVAFTVLIGGVSLTGSFVTFGKLQGILTSKAVTFPGLRALMVLLVVAAIAAGVALVLTGDAVYAFALVGIGLVLGVLLVLPIGGADVPIVISLLNAFTGLAVAASGLVLANVLLLIAGTLVGASGTILTMAMAKAMGRTVTGIVFGAFRAHVAGVTGGGASDRPVRTMDADDVAILLDYAQRVVIVPGYGLAVAGAHHAAAELAEVLRDRGVDVVFGIHPVAGRMPGHMNVLLAEANVPYDALIEMDEVNPRFKTTDLVLVVGANDVVNPAAKTSPGSPIYGMPILTVADAQQVVFLKRSLNPGFAGIENELFFDPKVSIVLGDAKHTLTKVLGAVKTTA; encoded by the coding sequence GTGAAGCTGCTCCCTCCCGAGGTCGTCACCGTCTGCTACATCGTCGCCGCGGTGCTGTTCATCCTCGCCCTCAAAGGGCTCGGCAATCCCCGTACGGCTCGGCGCGCGAACCTGCTCGGCGCCGCCGGAGCGGCGATCGCCGTGCTGGCCTACTGCCTCAGCGTCGACCTCGACAACATCGTGTGGATCATCGCCGCCGTCGTGGTGGGCGCGGTCATCGCCGTGCCCGCCGCGCGTCGCGTGCAGATGACGCAGATGCCGCAGCTCATCGCCGCGTTCAACGGCGTCGGCGGCGGCGCGGCCGCCCTCGTCGCCCTCGTCGAGGTGGGGCACAGCGACAGCCCGTGGACCCTCGGCGTCGTCGCGTTCACGGTCCTCATCGGCGGCGTCTCGCTCACCGGCTCGTTCGTCACCTTCGGCAAGCTCCAAGGCATCCTCACCTCGAAGGCGGTCACGTTCCCCGGCCTCCGCGCGCTCATGGTGCTGCTCGTGGTGGCGGCGATCGCCGCGGGCGTCGCGCTCGTTCTCACCGGCGACGCGGTCTACGCGTTCGCGCTCGTCGGGATCGGCCTCGTGCTGGGCGTGCTGCTCGTGCTCCCGATCGGCGGGGCCGACGTGCCCATCGTGATCTCGCTGCTCAACGCCTTCACCGGACTCGCGGTCGCGGCATCCGGTCTCGTCCTCGCCAACGTCCTGCTGCTCATCGCGGGCACGCTCGTCGGCGCGAGCGGCACGATCCTGACGATGGCCATGGCGAAGGCCATGGGCCGCACCGTCACCGGCATCGTCTTCGGCGCGTTCCGGGCACATGTGGCCGGCGTCACCGGGGGAGGGGCGAGCGATCGCCCCGTCCGCACGATGGACGCCGACGACGTCGCCATCCTCCTCGACTACGCGCAGCGCGTCGTGATCGTGCCCGGCTACGGGCTCGCGGTCGCCGGGGCGCACCACGCTGCGGCCGAGCTCGCCGAGGTGCTGCGCGATCGCGGCGTCGACGTCGTGTTCGGCATCCATCCGGTCGCCGGTCGCATGCCCGGGCACATGAACGTGCTGCTCGCCGAGGCCAATGTGCCGTACGACGCGCTCATCGAGATGGACGAGGTCAACCCGCGGTTCAAGACGACCGACCTGGTGCTCGTCGTCGGCGCCAACGACGTCGTCAACCCGGCCGCGAAGACCTCGCCCGGGTCGCCGATCTACGGGATGCCGATCCTCACGGTCGCCGACGCGCAGCAGGTCGTCTTCCTCAAGCGCTCCCTGAACCCCGGGTTCGCGGGCATCGAGAACGAGCTGTTCTTCGACCCGAAGGTGTCGATCGTGCTCGGCGACGCCAAGCACACGCTCACGAAGGTGCTCGGGGCCGTCAAGACGACCGCGTGA
- a CDS encoding NAD(P) transhydrogenase subunit alpha — protein sequence MDGFALLTITILAVFLGFEVVSKVSSTLHTPLMSEANAIHGIILLGAIMVAGQAEDPLALTLSIVAVLLATINVVGGFVVTDRMLVMFSAKPRRAEVAS from the coding sequence ATGGACGGCTTCGCCCTGCTCACGATCACGATCCTCGCCGTGTTCCTCGGCTTCGAGGTCGTCTCGAAGGTCTCGAGCACGCTGCACACCCCGCTCATGAGCGAGGCGAACGCGATCCACGGCATCATCCTGCTCGGCGCCATCATGGTCGCCGGTCAGGCCGAGGACCCGCTCGCCCTGACGCTGTCGATCGTCGCCGTGCTGCTCGCCACGATCAACGTCGTCGGCGGCTTCGTCGTCACCGACCGGATGCTCGTGATGTTCTCCGCCAAGCCCCGCCGCGCGGAGGTGGCCTCGTGA
- a CDS encoding NAD(P) transhydrogenase subunit alpha — MPVTVRVRAERAPGEKRVAASPESVRKLVAAGASVEIEAGAGEASLIPDAAYRDAGASIVERGTAVGGGILFHVRPLSAPGFDALPAGTITIGMLDPFQNAAGVVAAQSRGVTAFALDLLPRISRAQSMDVLSSQSLLSGYRLVTLAADAFGRMFGMTMTAAGTLAPARVLVLGAGVAGLSAIATAKRLGAVVSANDVRAASADEVRSVGGTFIDLDLGTADAAGGYAKELAEDRARRQQELLAPHIAAADIVITTAAVPGRAAPRLVTAAMVAGMKPGSVLVDLAAESGGNIEGSVAGEQLRVEVAGGAVTLIGARDLPSDLAPDASKLYAMNCANFAALLLKEGETVLDFDDELVAGSAITHDGRLVNERVASALGQEVSA; from the coding sequence GTGCCGGTCACCGTCCGCGTGCGCGCCGAACGCGCGCCAGGAGAGAAGCGCGTCGCCGCTTCGCCCGAGAGCGTCAGGAAGCTCGTCGCCGCCGGCGCGAGCGTCGAGATCGAGGCGGGGGCGGGTGAGGCTTCGCTGATCCCGGATGCCGCGTACCGCGACGCCGGCGCGAGCATCGTCGAGCGCGGCACGGCCGTGGGCGGCGGCATCCTGTTCCATGTCCGACCGCTGTCTGCCCCCGGGTTCGACGCGCTCCCCGCGGGAACCATCACGATCGGGATGCTCGACCCGTTCCAGAACGCGGCGGGAGTGGTGGCGGCCCAGAGCCGCGGGGTGACGGCGTTCGCACTCGACCTCCTGCCGCGCATCTCGCGGGCGCAGTCGATGGACGTCCTGTCGTCGCAGTCGCTGCTCTCGGGCTATCGCCTCGTGACCCTCGCCGCCGACGCCTTCGGGCGCATGTTCGGCATGACGATGACCGCCGCGGGCACGCTCGCTCCGGCACGCGTGCTGGTGCTCGGCGCGGGTGTCGCGGGGCTGTCGGCCATCGCCACGGCCAAGCGGCTCGGCGCGGTGGTGTCGGCGAACGACGTGCGCGCGGCGTCCGCCGACGAGGTGCGGTCGGTCGGCGGCACGTTCATCGACCTCGATCTCGGCACCGCCGATGCGGCCGGCGGCTACGCGAAGGAGCTCGCCGAAGACCGGGCGCGGCGGCAGCAGGAGCTGCTCGCCCCGCACATCGCGGCCGCCGACATCGTCATCACGACCGCGGCCGTGCCGGGCCGCGCCGCCCCGCGGCTCGTCACGGCCGCCATGGTCGCCGGCATGAAGCCGGGCTCGGTGCTCGTCGACCTGGCCGCCGAGTCGGGCGGGAACATCGAGGGCTCGGTCGCGGGGGAGCAGCTCCGGGTCGAGGTCGCGGGCGGCGCCGTCACCCTCATCGGCGCGCGCGACCTCCCATCCGATCTCGCCCCAGACGCCTCCAAGCTCTACGCCATGAACTGCGCGAACTTCGCCGCGCTGCTGCTGAAGGAAGGGGAGACCGTGCTCGACTTCGACGACGAGCTCGTGGCGGGAAGCGCCATCACCCACGATGGCCGGCTCGTGAACGAACGCGTGGCCTCCGCGCTCGGGCAGGAGGTGAGCGCCTGA
- a CDS encoding Fe-S cluster assembly protein HesB, with protein sequence MLTMTQTAAEAVKQIVARVPQAEDGGVRIRDTGSDTGFELSVAPDPLPLDTVVVTDGARVFLDEGAASALDDRVLDAELAQDGSVRFALGTQA encoded by the coding sequence ATGCTCACGATGACCCAGACCGCCGCAGAGGCCGTCAAGCAGATCGTCGCGCGGGTTCCGCAGGCCGAAGACGGAGGCGTGCGCATCCGCGACACGGGAAGCGACACCGGGTTCGAACTCAGCGTCGCGCCCGATCCGCTGCCGCTCGACACTGTCGTCGTCACCGACGGCGCGCGCGTGTTCCTCGACGAAGGCGCCGCGAGCGCCCTCGACGACCGCGTGCTCGACGCGGAACTCGCTCAGGACGGCTCCGTGCGCTTCGCGCTCGGCACGCAGGCCTGA
- a CDS encoding endo alpha-1,4 polygalactosaminidase: MTPQRAAASLIAVLVAASTLVACSAASQIVLPPAGAGPDYQLGGSYPPPPGVEIVARDRTQPPAPDVYSICYVNGFQTQPGELGLWPDDTLLHDFAGEPVFDPFWPDEALLDTSTPESRAAIVEVVEPWIRGCADAGFDAVEFDNLDTYARTDGALGIEDNLALAEAFVDVAHENGLAAAQKNAAEHSAALHEDAGFDFAVAEECAAYDECELYTEVYGVNVIAIEYADHPDLDFDAVCRESDTPPSIVLRDRQLALPGDADYVFALCP, encoded by the coding sequence GTGACGCCACAGCGGGCCGCGGCATCCCTCATCGCCGTTCTCGTCGCGGCGTCGACCTTGGTGGCGTGCAGCGCCGCGTCTCAGATCGTCCTGCCGCCCGCCGGAGCGGGGCCGGACTATCAGCTCGGCGGGTCGTACCCGCCGCCGCCCGGAGTCGAGATCGTGGCGCGCGACCGAACGCAGCCCCCGGCTCCCGACGTCTACTCGATCTGCTACGTCAACGGCTTCCAGACCCAGCCGGGCGAGCTCGGCCTGTGGCCCGACGACACCCTGCTCCATGACTTCGCCGGCGAACCCGTGTTCGATCCGTTCTGGCCCGACGAGGCGCTGCTCGACACGTCGACGCCGGAGAGCCGTGCCGCGATCGTCGAGGTGGTCGAGCCGTGGATCCGCGGCTGCGCCGACGCCGGCTTCGATGCCGTCGAGTTCGACAACCTCGACACGTATGCCCGCACCGACGGGGCGCTCGGAATCGAGGACAACCTGGCCCTCGCCGAGGCCTTCGTCGACGTGGCGCACGAGAACGGCCTCGCGGCGGCCCAGAAGAACGCCGCCGAGCACTCCGCCGCGCTGCACGAAGACGCCGGGTTCGACTTCGCCGTCGCGGAGGAGTGCGCGGCGTACGACGAGTGCGAGCTCTACACCGAGGTCTACGGCGTGAACGTCATCGCGATCGAGTACGCCGACCATCCCGACCTCGACTTCGACGCCGTCTGCCGGGAGAGCGACACTCCGCCGTCGATCGTGCTGCGCGACCGGCAGCTCGCGCTCCCCGGCGACGCCGACTACGTCTTCGCACTCTGCCCCTGA
- a CDS encoding tyrosine-type recombinase/integrase: MGTITPYESAKGRRYRVRYRKPDRTETEKRGFTTMRDAKLFLSTVTVSKAQGDYIDPALSKAPVSAFAEAFLRSRRPPMLKPSSYAALEHSWRKHVEPVWAHREIASIRRSEVQEWVADLASRRSRSVVLRALGILAGILDVAIDDRRLANNPARRVRNLPRHGPGKRRVYLSHEQVSTLAACSPHPTLVLVLAYTGLRWGEATALRVRAVNRQRRRLNIEENAVMIQYEIIVGTPKTHEKRSVPYPAGLDPLIAAACAGKGPEGLLFGDGEHHMRNSGAVGWFANSVRRAQVVDPSIPRLTPHDLRHTAASLAISSGANVKAVQRMLGHASAAMTLDTYADLFEDDLDAVASSLNAAMTAAPEPVGAPGSANGLM; this comes from the coding sequence ATGGGCACGATCACTCCATACGAGTCGGCGAAAGGCCGCCGCTACCGGGTGCGCTACCGCAAGCCGGATCGCACCGAGACCGAGAAGCGCGGCTTCACGACGATGCGTGATGCGAAGCTGTTCCTCTCCACCGTCACGGTGTCCAAGGCGCAGGGCGACTACATCGATCCGGCGCTGTCGAAGGCCCCGGTCTCCGCGTTCGCCGAGGCCTTCCTCCGGTCTAGGCGCCCGCCGATGCTCAAGCCCTCGTCGTACGCCGCGCTCGAGCACTCGTGGCGCAAGCACGTGGAGCCGGTATGGGCCCATCGCGAGATCGCGTCCATCCGCCGGTCGGAGGTGCAGGAGTGGGTAGCCGATCTGGCGTCCCGCCGATCGCGCAGCGTCGTCCTTCGCGCGCTCGGGATCCTGGCGGGCATCCTCGACGTCGCGATCGACGATCGACGGCTGGCCAACAATCCGGCCCGCCGCGTACGCAACCTTCCGCGCCACGGTCCGGGCAAGCGCCGCGTCTACCTCTCGCATGAGCAGGTAAGCACGCTGGCCGCGTGCTCACCGCATCCGACCCTCGTGCTGGTCCTCGCGTACACGGGTCTTCGGTGGGGAGAGGCGACGGCGCTGCGAGTGCGCGCGGTCAACCGGCAGCGACGCCGGCTCAACATCGAGGAGAACGCCGTCATGATCCAGTACGAGATCATCGTCGGCACCCCGAAGACGCACGAGAAGCGCTCGGTTCCCTATCCCGCGGGGCTCGATCCGCTCATCGCCGCGGCCTGCGCCGGCAAAGGACCCGAGGGGCTGCTGTTCGGTGACGGGGAGCACCACATGCGCAACTCCGGGGCGGTGGGCTGGTTTGCCAACTCGGTGCGCCGTGCACAGGTCGTGGACCCGTCTATCCCGCGTCTCACCCCGCACGACCTCCGGCACACAGCGGCGTCACTCGCTATCAGCTCCGGCGCGAACGTGAAGGCGGTGCAGCGGATGCTCGGCCACGCGTCGGCCGCCATGACGCTGGACACCTACGCGGACCTGTTCGAGGACGATCTCGACGCGGTGGCGTCCAGTCTCAATGCCGCGATGACGGCCGCGCCGGAGCCGGTCGGCGCGCCCGGGAGCGCCAACGGCTTGATGTGA
- a CDS encoding DNA cytosine methyltransferase codes for MGLNFTMGELFSGPGGMAAGAHLAASRLGVDLRHGWANDYDPATCRTYLANIRGATPETVRCEDVRNLDVKALRRIDGFAFGFPCNDYSVVGENLGLNGEFGPLYRYGIDVLDHHQPEWFVAENVTGLRSSNGGNDFEQILDAMSAAGPGYTLTPHLYRFEEYGVPQRRHRIIIVGVRDDLRVEFRVPAPSHPTADTWETASSALAGIPSWAKNQERTRQSPRVVERLSYIEPGQNAFNADIPEDLRLNIKGVTLSHIYRRLHPNQPAYTMTGSGGGGTHGYHWEEPRALTNRERARLQTFPDDFEFKGTKESVRKQVGMAVPVLGAQRIFEALFKSFSGTPYASIESNLQSRLLA; via the coding sequence TTGGGCTTGAACTTCACGATGGGCGAGCTGTTCTCCGGACCGGGTGGGATGGCTGCTGGTGCGCATCTTGCAGCTTCGCGACTGGGGGTTGATCTTCGCCACGGCTGGGCCAATGACTATGACCCGGCCACGTGCCGTACGTATCTCGCCAACATCCGCGGGGCTACGCCAGAGACAGTTCGATGCGAAGACGTGCGGAATCTTGACGTTAAGGCCCTCCGGCGGATCGACGGCTTCGCATTCGGCTTCCCCTGCAATGACTACAGCGTCGTCGGTGAGAACCTAGGCCTCAACGGAGAGTTCGGACCTCTGTATCGGTACGGGATCGATGTGCTGGATCACCACCAGCCAGAGTGGTTCGTTGCCGAGAACGTCACTGGGCTAAGAAGCTCGAATGGCGGCAACGACTTTGAGCAGATTCTGGACGCAATGTCTGCTGCCGGGCCTGGGTACACGCTGACACCTCACCTGTATCGATTCGAGGAGTATGGCGTTCCGCAAAGGCGCCACCGCATCATCATCGTCGGGGTTCGAGATGACCTTAGGGTCGAGTTCCGGGTGCCTGCGCCGTCGCATCCGACCGCCGACACATGGGAAACAGCGTCAAGCGCACTTGCTGGCATCCCCAGTTGGGCAAAGAACCAGGAGCGCACGCGGCAATCCCCCCGCGTCGTGGAAAGGCTCTCCTACATTGAGCCCGGTCAGAACGCATTCAACGCTGACATCCCTGAAGATCTGCGGCTCAACATCAAAGGCGTGACACTAAGTCACATCTATCGGCGACTGCACCCGAACCAACCCGCCTACACAATGACGGGATCGGGCGGAGGTGGCACGCACGGCTACCACTGGGAGGAACCGCGCGCGCTAACAAATCGCGAGCGGGCTCGGTTGCAGACTTTTCCCGACGACTTCGAGTTCAAGGGGACGAAGGAGAGCGTGCGCAAGCAGGTCGGAATGGCAGTTCCCGTTCTCGGAGCCCAGCGGATCTTCGAAGCGCTGTTCAAATCATTCAGCGGAACGCCGTACGCGAGCATCGAATCAAACCTGCAGTCGCGACTGCTCGCCTGA